From one Humulus lupulus chromosome 8, drHumLupu1.1, whole genome shotgun sequence genomic stretch:
- the LOC133796039 gene encoding uncharacterized protein LOC133796039, translated as MHSGFTLVNFRDEATRDLIWETGVIHFDKKPVVLRPWTPDMDSMRMVKSVPVWIRLNGLGLQYWGTNCLSAMVSTIGRPVMVDKVTQSRSMVKYARILVDMEITDHPPNTISFINEKDQITELLVEYEWLPSKCAACSNLGHVLANCNKNFGLSWRKKPTTETGASSDKDLVNAEEEIQQPSEQDSPVPRACNASNIGEEERVNSSLEQTILKGSSVVQENSIVTQQAGKGNYEVAGSWITPKRRGARQGVANTHKSDLAQGKAISGNGYAVLQDAGIGHLVTNSIPTK; from the coding sequence ATGCATTCAGGTTTTACCCTTGTCAATTTCAGGGATGAAGCTACACGGGATCTTATTTGGGAAACAGGAGTTATTCATTTCGATAAAAAACCGGTGGTTCTTCGTCCTTGGACACCAGATATGGACTCTATGAGAATGGTCAAGTCGGTTCCGGTTTGGATTAGGCTGAATGGTTTGGGTTTACAATACTGGGGAACCAATTGTCTCAGTGCTATGGTGAGTACAATTGGAAGGCCGGTTATGGTGGATAAAGTGACGCAAAGTAGATCGATGGTGAAATATGCAAGAATATTGGTAGATATGGAGATTACGGATCATCCTCCGAACACTATCTCTTTCATTAATGAAAAGGATCAGATAACAGAACTATTGGTGGAGTATGAATGGCTTCCCTCTAAGTGTGCTGCCTGCTCGAATTTAGGTCATGTTTTGGCTAATTGTAACAAGAATTTTGGTTTGAGTTGGAGGAAGAAACCTACTACTGAGACTGGTGCGAGTTCAGACAAGGATTTAGTCAATGCAGAGGAGGAGATTCAACAACCTTCTGAACAAGATAGTCCTGTTCCCAGAGCGTGTAATGCTTCTAATATTGGAGAGGAAGAGAGGGTCAATAGTTCTCTAGAGCAAACTATTTTAAAAGGTAGCAGTGTTGTTCAAGAGAACTCAATTGTTACTCAGCAAGCTGGAAAAGGGAATTATGAGGTTGCAGGAAGCTGGATTACCCCCAAAAGAAGAGGTGCTAGACAAGGAGTGGCAAATACTCATAAGTCTGATTTAGCTCAAGGCAAGGCTATTTCGGGCAATGGTTATGCTGTGTTGCAAGATGCAGGGATTGGTCATTTGGTTACTAATTCTATCCCAACTAAGTGA
- the LOC133796040 gene encoding uncharacterized protein LOC133796040, giving the protein MEVCNMIGWNVRNKKDKQNAILSLCKENKVGFGAFFETKVDILLEDPQLVHCRIKVGGQQDFFFATVVYGSNSIGERKRLWDKLASIGHLKIPWIIFGDFNAMFGYQDRIGGRQVLAKDIADAQDWLALGQVEELKCEGALYSWSNNQEAGDRIFSKLDRVFINDLWLEVFPKTIARFKWDCISDHSFYVIRNQEVNKVGFVPFRFGNHWMQYRGYKEAVLCCWNEPVTSGGGLCRIVQKLHRVKHVLKRFNREEVGDIVLSYRKAKEDYSRAQEALAYNTSDLSLQHSVTQAHLTVSVMQSRYACFLKQQSKLNWIKFSDDNSRFFHAFMRKRRVDNRISSFTIGGKTEEDYSKAIEHFLSHFKNFMGRRNLASLKIDKSCFIQGNRLSLELQVKLLRPFTKSDVKKALFSIHSFKSPGLDGFGSRFFKGSWSDIGAEITSAVLDFFQDGYLPKDLNETVISLIPKTADNMSLVVFLELYIFFIVAVSGK; this is encoded by the exons ATGGAAGTTTGCAATATGATAGGATGGAATGTGAGGAATAAAAAAGATAAGCAAAATGCTATTCTTAGTCTTTGTAAGGAGAATAAGGTTGGTTTTGGAGCTTTCTTTGAGACTAAG GTTGATATTTTACTTGAAGATCCCCAACTTGTTCATTGTCGGATCAAAGTGGGTGGCCAGCAGGATTTTTTCTTTGCTACAGTAGTTTATGGTAGCAATTCTATAGGGGAGAGGAAACGTCTCTGGGATAAATTAGCTAGTATTGGCCATTTAAAGATTCCTTGGATTATCTTTGGAGACTTTAATGCTATGTTTGGTTACCAAGATAGGATTGGTGGGAGACAAGTCCTTGCTAAGGACATAGCTGATGCTCAAGATTGGTTGGCTTTAGGCCAAGTTGAGGAACTTAAATGTGAGGGAGCTCTCTATTCATGGTCGAACAATCAGGAGGCAGGAGACCGTATTTTCTCTAAATTAGATAGAGTGTTCATTAACGATTTGTGGCTGGAAGTTTTTCCGAAAACTATTGCTCGCTTCAAATGGGACTGCATTTCTGATCATAGTTTCTATGTGATTCGTAATCAGGAAGTTAACAAGGTGGGATTTGTACCTTTTCGTTTTGGTAACCACTGGATGCAATATAGAGGTTACAAAGAAGCTGTTCTTTGCTGTTGGAATGAGCCAGTAACTTCTGGTGGAGGTCTGTGCAGGATAGTCCAGAAATTACATCGGGTGAAGCATGTTTTGAAGAGGTTTAACAGAGAGGAGGTTGGTGATATTGTGTTGAGTTATAGGAAGGCCAAGGAGGATTATAGTAGAGCTCAGGAGGCTTTGGCTTATAACACTTCAGATCTGTCTCTGCAACATTCTGTTACTCAAGCTCATCTCACTGTTTCAGTTATGCAGAGCCGTTATGCCTGTTTTCTCAAACAGCAGAGTAAACTTAATTGGATTAAGTTTAGTGATGATAATTCGAGGTTTTTTCATGCATTTATGCGAAAAAGAAGAGTTGATAATAGAATTTCTTCTTTTACCATAGGAGGCAAAACAGAAGAGGACTACTCAAAAGCTATTGAGCATTTTCTCTCACATTTCAAGAATTTTATGGGGAGAAGAAATTTGGCTTCATTGAAGATTGATAAAAGCTGTTTTATTCAGGGAAACAGATTATCTCTGGAGCTCCAAGTCAAACTTCTGAGACCTTTTACCAAGAGTGATGTGAAGAAGGCTCTTTTTAGCATTCACTCCTTTAAGAGTCCTGGTTTGGATGGCTTTGGCTCGAGATTCTTTAAGGGGTCATGGTCTGATATTGGTGCTGAAATTACTTCTGCTGTGTTGGATTTCTTTCAGGATGGTTACTTGCCGAAGGATCTGAATGAAACGGTGATTTCTCTTATTCCTAAGACTGCGGATAACATGTCATTAGTTGTATTCCTTGAACTGTACATTTTCTTTATTGTGGCAGTCAGCGGAAAGTAA